One stretch of Glycine soja cultivar W05 chromosome 7, ASM419377v2, whole genome shotgun sequence DNA includes these proteins:
- the LOC114420533 gene encoding uncharacterized protein LOC114420533, whose product MKIEHVFSCNDYNEEQKVKLTTAEFSDYALVWWHKYQREMLREERREVDTWTEMKRVMRKRALWVEQQIKRKSATRRNSPNTYNQNRANRSKKEGGNSFRPAATSPHGKSAMPSVGGSKHNTSTSSSNTGTRNIKCFKCLGRGRRTMIIKADGEITSESEISEEEVEEEEYEEEAMQGDMLMVRRLLGNQMQPLDDNRRENIFHTRCIINGKLCSLIVDGGSCTNVASSRLVSKLNLETKPHPRPYKLQWLSEDEEVKVTQQVEDFDDVFPRSVPDGLPPLRGIEHHIDLIPGASLPNRPAYRSNPQETKEIERAINNITIKYRHPIPRLDDLLDELAEGVRVDVEKVKAIQEWPTPKIVSEVRGFHGLASFHRRFVKDFSTLAAPLTEVVKKNVGFKWGKKQEKAFAALKHRALQTSQHYLLPKEFVIHSDHESLKYLKGQGKLNKRYAKWVEFLEQFPYVIKHKKGKGNVVADALSRRHALLAMLETKLFGLESLEDMYVHDVDFAEIFAACEKFSENGYYRHNGFLFKANKLCAPKCSIRELIVSESHEGGRWDTLGFKRPWKFCKSISFGLI is encoded by the exons ATGAAGATTGAGCATGTATTTTCCTGCAATGACTACAATGAAGAGCAGAAAGTCAAGCTAACAACAGCTGAATTCtccgactatgctcttgtttGGTGGCATAAATACCAGAGAGAAATGCTGAGAGAGGAACGACGGGAggtagatacatggactgagatgaaaAGGGTGATGAGAAAAAG GGCACTCTGGGTCgaacaacaaattaaaagaaaaagtgcaaCAAGGAGGAACTCACCCAATACTTACAACCAGAACAGGGCCAAcagatccaagaaggagggaggtaATTCGTTCCGCCCTGCAGCCACATCCCCGCATGGAAAGTCAGCAATGCCCAGTGTAGGTGGAAGCAAACATAACACCTCCACTTCCTCATCCAATACTGGaaccagaaacataaaatgctTCAAGTGCTTAGGCAGAGGACGGAGGACCATGATCATAAAGGCTGATGGAGAAATCACTAGTGAGTCTGAGATCAGtgaagaagaagtggaagagGAAGAGTATGAGGAGGAAGCTATGCAGGGTGATATGCTGATGGTGAGAAGGCTGTTGGGAAATCAGATGCAGCCACTGGATGACAATcgaagagaaaatattttccacaccagGTGCATAATTAATGGTAAGTTGtgctctttaattgttgatggaggaagctgtaccaatgttgcaagttcCAGATTAGTGTCCAAGCTGAATTTGGAAACTAAGCCCCATCCTAGACCATACAAACTTCagtggcttagtgaagatgaagaggtaaaagtgACTCAACAGGTGGAG gattttgatgatgtgtttCCAAGAAGTGTACCGGATGGTTTGCCAccattgaggggaattgagcatcacatTGATCTCATTCCAGGAGCATCCTTGCCCAATCGGCCAGCTTATAGGAGCAACCCACAAGAAACTAAGGAGATCGAAAG AGCCATAAACAATATCACCATCAAGTATAGGCATCCAATCCCCAGGTTAgatgatcttcttgatgaact TGCTGAGGGAGTACGGGTGGATGTGGAAAAGgttaaggccatccaagaatggccaacACCTAAGATCGTGAGTGAGGTGAGGGGATTTCATGGTTTAGCAAGTTTCCATAGGAGATTTGTTAAGGATTTTAGTACATTGGCTGCACCTCTAACTGAAGTTGTTAAGAAGAATGTGGGTTTCAAATGGGGTAAGAAACAAGAAAAGGCCTTTGCTGCCCTCAAACATAG AGCTTTACAAACTTCGCAGCATTACCTATTACCCAAAGAGTTTGTCATCCATAGTGATCACGAGtccttaaaatacttaaaaggccAAGGAAAGCTTAATAAGAGGTATGCTAAGTGGGTAGAGTttttagagcaatttccatatgtcatcaaacataaaaaggggaaaggGAATGTAGTGGCTGATGCACTGTCTAGGAGACATGCTTTACTTGCTATGCTTGAAACTAAACTATTTGGTCTCGAGTCTTTGGAAGACATGTATGTGCATGACGTGGACTTTGCTGAAATTTTTGCTGCATGTGAAAAGTTTTCTGAAAATGGTTACTATAGGCATAATGGATTCTTGtttaaagcaaataaattgTGTGCGCCTAAGTGTTCCATTAGAGAGTTGATTGTGAGTGAATCCCATGAGGGGGGTCGATGGGACACTTTGGGATTCAAAAGACCCTGGAAATTTTGCAAGAGCATTTCTTTTGGCCTCATATGA